Proteins encoded together in one Quercus lobata isolate SW786 chromosome 3, ValleyOak3.0 Primary Assembly, whole genome shotgun sequence window:
- the LOC115980022 gene encoding DNA damage-repair/toleration protein DRT102-like, producing MAESTTTTTTRPLKIIAGADSFGCTLKDTLVSHLRSLNIEVEDLGTSSYYTIAAEVGRQVSESFTTPAATETRGLVACGTGVGVAIFANKFPYVSAATCLTPEEALNARFINNSNVLAVSGMSTSPSTAVDILNTWLNTPFNIESFLDNSTPTIGPGSSQSYESAKCAICCLVKNRKLNPIDIIPGGSMKILRETPTSAIVRFKAGSVEPAHHHTFGHDLVVMEGKKSVWNLSKKERYDLGVGDFLFTPAGDVHRVKYYEDTEFFIRWDGKWDMFFDEDLETAKAAVEKELGNGAV from the coding sequence ATGGCCGAGTctaccaccaccactaccactcGTCCTCTCAAAATCATAGCCGGAGCCGACTCCTTCGGCTGCACTCTCAAAGACACCTTGGTCTCCCATCTCCGTTCCCTCAACATCGAAGTAGAAGACCTCGGTACCTCCTCCTACTACACCATCGCCGCCGAAGTTGGCCGCCAAGTCTCCGAGTCTTTCACCACCCCCGCCGCCACAGAAACCCGTGGCCTCGTCGCCTGTGGCACAGGCGTTGGTGTTGCTATCTTCGCCAACAAATTCCCATACGTTTCTGCAGCCACTTGTCTCACTCCTGAAGAAGCTCTCAACGCTCGCTTCATCAACAACTCCAATGTCCTCGCAGTCTCAGGCATGTCCACTTCACCCTCCACCGCCGTTGATATCCTCAACACTTGGCTCAACACTCCTTTCAATATAGAGTCTTTTCTTGACAACTCTACGCCCACCATTGGACCTGGTTCTTCTCAGTCTTATGAATCTGCAAAATGTGCTATTTGTTGTTTGGTGAAGAATAGGAAATTGAATCCGATCGATATAATCCCAGGTGGGTCTATGAAGATTTTGAGAGAGACTCCCACATCGGCTATTGTGAGGTTTAAAGCTGGGAGTGTGGAGCCGGCTCATCATCATACTTTTGGGCATGATTTGGTGGTGATGGAGGGGAAGAAGAGTGTGTGGAATTTGAGCAAAAAGGAGAGGTATGATTTGGGTGTTGGGGATTTTTTGTTTACTCCAGCTGGGGATGTGCATAGAGTGAAGTATTATGAGGATACTGAGTTTTTCATCAGGTGGGATGGGAAATGGGATATGTTCTTTGATGAGGACCTTGAGACTGCTAAGGCTGCTGTTGAGAAAGAATTGGGAAATGGGGCTGTGTGA